In the genome of Lactuca sativa cultivar Salinas chromosome 3, Lsat_Salinas_v11, whole genome shotgun sequence, the window CCCGGTTGTTGAGGATGGAGATTTTCGGCTTTTTGGTAATGTGACATACCCATACATACGATGTCATTCATTGTTAAACATCATTAAAATAATCTAACTCTTTCAAAATATTGTGTAGAGTCAAGGGCGATCATAAGATATTACGCAACAAAATACGCTGATAAAAATCAAAAGCTTTATGGAACTACTTTTGAGGAGAAAGCCTTAGTTGACCAATGGCTAGAAGTCGAAGCGCATCACTTCAATGACATGGTTTACACAATCGTTCTTCAGAAACTTATCATCCCAGAAATGGGAGGGAAAACTGACTTTACACTTGTTGAGAATTGTGAAAAGAAGCTTGAGAAAGTGTTTGAAGTTTACGATGAACAACTATCGAAGCATAGGTATCTAGTTGGAGATTGTTTCACCCTTGCTGATCTAAGCCATCTTCCTGGGATTAAATACTTAATGAATGAAGCTGAACTAGGGCACATGGTGACACAGAAGAAGAATGTGAATTCATGGTGGAGTGATATTTCGAATCGACTTGCTTGGAAGAAACTTATGCTTCTCGTGGAGTAAGTCATGCATGTGTAGTTTAAACTTTCTATCGTTGATGACTTGTTGCTTTCTTGTAGGAGTTACAATGAACTTGGAGTTTGAAAGTTGAAATAAATCGTTGTTTTGCTTTTGGAAATAAACCGTTGTTTAGCTTTTGGATCATTATGGTATATGTTTTTGGGTATATCAGTCTTTCTTTTCAAAGTTAATTATAGCACCATGTTAATAATCATTTGATGAAGTTAAGATTAGGTAATTTTATATTAATGTTGGAAAGTAGGTTCTTGTAATAAATTCTTACTTGTTTTTCTACATTTGAACTTTCGAGAGTCATTGAACATCAGAATGGTTAAAGCAGCTTTCCATTCAAGAAAGTGCTCCTCTTTAGATTCA includes:
- the LOC111880263 gene encoding glutathione S-transferase F11, with the protein product MVVKVYGPNRSACTQRVLACFLELDVDFERINVDLNSSEHKQSKFLLKQPFGQVPVVEDGDFRLFESRAIIRYYATKYADKNQKLYGTTFEEKALVDQWLEVEAHHFNDMVYTIVLQKLIIPEMGGKTDFTLVENCEKKLEKVFEVYDEQLSKHRYLVGDCFTLADLSHLPGIKYLMNEAELGHMVTQKKNVNSWWSDISNRLAWKKLMLLVE